CCTGGTGCATCCGAACGTGCTGCGCCACGGCAGGATCGATCCCGACAGGTGGTCGGGCTTCGCGTTCGGCCTGGGCATGAACCGGCTCGTCATGATGCGCTATGGCATCAACGACATCCGCCACTTCCTGAGCGGCGACATCAGATTCCTAAGGCAATTTTAGCGAGGTCCACCCATGTGGCTGTCATTCAATATACTCTCCCGTATGCTTGATCTTTCCGGGCTCGATCCCGACGAGGTGGCGCTCCGGCTCACCATGTCCACGGCCGAGACCGAGGGCGTGGAGCGCATTAACGCGCACCTTGATACCATCATCGCCGCAAAGCTCATCGAGGTACGGCCGCATCCCGACGCCGACAAGCTCACCCTCTGCGACGTGGACACAGGAAGCGGGACGCTTCGCGTGGTCTGCGGCGCTCCCAACCACAAAAAGGGCGATATCGTGGCGCTGGCCACGGTGGGCACGAAGTTCGGCGGGGAATTCACCGTAAAGAAGACGAAGATCCGCGGCGAGGACTCGTCGGGCATGCTCTGTTCGGAGAAGGAGATGGGCCTCTCGGACGACCATTCCGGCATCATGATACTCCCGCCCGGCACCAGGCTCGGCGCGACGATGAGCGAGCTCTTTCCCGCGTGGCGCGACACCCGCATCGAGATAGACAACAAGTCGATCACCCACCGTCCGGACCTGTGGAGTCACGCCGGCTTCGCGCGCGAGATCGCCTCGCTCTATGGACGCGCCTACAGGGGGCCGGTGGACATGTCGATCGCCAAGGGCTTCCCCGCCGGCGCGTCCTTCGACGTTCGGATCGACTCACCCGAAGGCGCGCCGCGGTACTGCGGGCTGTCCATAAAGAACATAAAGATCGGCGAGTCGCCCGACTGGCTGAAGGCCGCCGTCACCTCGATCGGAATGCGCCCCATCAACAACATCGTCGACGTCACCAACTACGTAATGGTGGAGATCGGTCAGCCCATGCACGCCTTCGACCTCAAGAAGCTCCGCGGCGACACCATCATCGTGCGTATGGCGGCGAAGGGCGAAAAGCTCACCACTCTCGATGGCGAGGAGCATGAGCTCATCCCCGAGGACGTGGTAATCGCCGACCGCGACGGCGCGGTGGCCCTTGCCGGGGTCATGGGCGGCGGCAACAGCGAGATCGACGACACCACGACCGAGATCGTTCTGGAGGCCGCGAACTTCAATCCCGTATATATCCGCAAGACCGCCGCGCGCTATGCACTGCGCACCGAGGCGGCCATCCGCTTCGAGAAGTCGCTGGCCCCCGAGCTCTGCGAGGCGGCGATCATCCGCTCGTTCGATCTCATCAAACAGATCATTCCGGAGGCCGAGGCCTCGAGCCGTATCGTGGATGCGTATCCCGTCAAGGCGAAGCCGGTGCGGGTGGCGACGAGCATGGAGTTTATCCGTAAAAAACTCGGGCATCCGGTCGATGACGGGCACATACGGAAAATCCTCGCCAGCCTCGATTTCGAGTTGAAGGGTGACGCGGGCTCACTCGATATCGGCGTTCCCGGCTACCGGGCGACGCGCGACGTCTCGATCCCCGACGATATCGTTGAAGAGGTCGGCCGCATCTACGGCTACGACAACATCCCGCCGAAGGCGCCAATGGTGCCCTGCGCACCGCCGCCTGCCAACGAAAAACGGGCCATGGAGCGGCGCGTAAAGCAAATCCTTTCCCGCAACCATAATCTTATCGAGGTGAGCAACTACTCCTTCGTTGGCGACGACCTGCTCAACCGCCTGAAGGTGAACGAGGACCGCGAGCTCCGCCTCAGGAACCCGCTCTCGCAGGAACAGGACCGCCTGCGCCGCAGCCTGGTGCCGAATCTCGTTAAAAACATCGAACTCAACCAGCGCTATAACGACGCGTTCAGAATTTATGAACTGGGACGCGTATATTTGAAGGAAAAACGCACGGAAACCGCGCTTGCACTGGAGAACACCCGCGTTACCGGGGCCGTGTACCGGAGGAAGGCGGACACTTCCCTCTTCTATGAGGCGCGCACCATCGCCGTCGACCTGCTCGGTCAGATCGGCGTAAGCGGTGTGCGCCTGCTCCCCGCGGACAAGGACCTCCCGCCCTATGCGCATCCAGGGCGCTCGCTCGAGATACTTATTGGAAAAGACCGTTCCGGCCTCGTCTTCGAGCTGCACCCCGCCTCGCGCGAGGCCTTCGACATCCGCGGTTCGGCCGCACTTTTCGACCTGGACCTCGACGCACTCCTCGCAGCGAAGAAGACCGGGCGCGCCTTTACTGAGCTTCCGCGCTTCCCCGAGGTCCCGTTCGAGCTTTCGGTGCTCGCGGACCGGTTCACCTACGCAGCGGACATCATCGAGACCATCCGTAAATCCAGCCGTGAATTGGTGCGCACCGCCGATGTGGTATCCGTCTACGAGGGCGATCCCGTGCCCGCCGGTAAAAAGTCAGTTTCAATCAAAGTAGTGTTCGCCGCCGCCGACCACACGCTTGGCCCCGAGGAGATCGAGAAGGTGCAGAAAAAGGTGCTCGGCGACCTCGACGCGAAGGGGTTCAAGTTGAGATAGGGGGAATCCCCGAGCTTGTCTAAATCTTCTCAGCCGCCGGCGGCTCCCCTTTGATAAAATCGTCGCGTTTTAATTATCGCGCACATCAACGGGCCGCGTTTTTTTCCAGCAGCAGCTCCAAATACGACCTCCGCTCAAAGCGCGAGAGACCCAGTTTTTCGGCGAGACCGAACAGCTTCTTTTCCGCCCCCTCGCGGTCTTCGCTCAGTATCTCGATCTCTGCGAAGTCGCCCAGGCCCTCCACGCTGTCCAGGCACACGTGCGCGCCCTCCAGCGCGTAGAGCTCGCGCCGCTTCTTCACCGTGCGCACTGGCCTGAAGCCCAGGCGCGCGAGGACCTCGGCGAAGGCGTCGGCGTCTCCTATTGAGACCTCGTTCTCATAGCGCGTCTTGGAGATTGTGCCGATCTTCGGGCCCTTGTAGGTGACGACCGAGCCCTCCGGCGTGCGTCGTATGCGGAAGGCCTCGTCGGTCTCCGCGAAGTCGCGCGATGGATGGTTAAAGTAGGAATCCTCCTCGATGAGCGGGCCTTCGAGCGCCCCTCCGAGCGATTTGATCCGCGCGCGGAGGGCGTCCGGATCGGCGCAGTATGCCTTTATCTCGACCTCGAGCATGGATGTCTCCTCAGTGCTGAGCGCGCGTGAGCGGGCTGGCAAGGGCCAGGCCGTCGGGCCCGATGGTTTTGCGTTCGGCGCCGTTTATCCGGATCACGACGCCGTCCACGCCCTCGAATTGCGTGGCGGTGAACACGATCTGGTCGATTCGGTTCATGAGTATGCTCCCCACGGCGTTACGCTCGAGCGCCTCGTTGAAATCGATATGGGCAACCCGGTTCCTGATCACCACGCTCCGTACCATAAGCCCTCCCGGGAGCGCCGAGAGCATTCCGGCCTGCTCCTCTTTGCGGCTCGGTCCCTTCGCGAGTTCCTGCATGGCGCCGAGGAGCGGAACGTCCGACCGGATCGTACGGCGCGCGTACGCGAGGCCCACCTTCTCTGTCTTTTCGTTGAAACGAAGGAAGTAGAGCCGAACCTCACGCGTGGGCGCGAGCGTTTCGCCCGGTGAGTGCTTTTTATCCTCGCGCACTGTCTCCTTTTTGTCCTTCTTTTCGTCCGCTTCTTTCTCCACATCAGCGGTTTTCGACGCTTCTTTCTTGTCGGCATCCGCGATTTCTTGCCGGGGGGTGGGGCGGTCCTTCTCAGTCGGCGTGCCAGGCTTAAAATAAAGCCTGTCGACGAGAAGGACGGCGATTGTCAGAAGCACGAGTATGGCGAGCACATAGAGGGCCCTGCCGCCCGAATCGCCCAACGGCGGCGCCTTTCGCGCGGCTGGGGCCTTCGGAGCGGCCGCGGCCTTGCCTTTTTTGGTGGTTCCACGGCCCTTCGCCGCGGAAGACTTCTGGGTGCCTTTCGTCGATTTAGCCATCGGCCCATCCTCGTGTTCGATGTTGGGGGCCTGGGGACCCGCCCGACTTACGCCATAGTATGCCCGGTTGTTAAAATTATCAACCATTTGTGCGGGGGAAAAAGCGAAGCATTCATAGCGATTGGTATTTTACACAAGCAGACGAAAAGAGCGGTTGATTTTTCAACAAAAGCATGCATATATAGCTCATTTCCTGAAAGAAAATACATTCGATTTAAGTTGTCGAACGGAAGAACATGGAAGCGTTGATAATGACCTACGGTTGCTACGTTGTCTTTATATTCTGAGATTGGGGCGTACGGGTATAAGGCGAATTCTTTGTTGCGATTCCATCCAAATAATTCCATGGAACGAAAGGAGACCATCTATGAAATCGGTCATTCCCACCGCGATAAAGACGGCGGTTATCCTCCCGCTTGTAGCCGCGGCAGCGCTTTACGCCGCGGGCCCGTTCGGGAAGGACGCAGACCACGACGGCTTTCCGGACGACCTCGAGCTCGCCACCGGCCACAACCCGCGCGTCAACGAGGCGCTTAAAAAGAGCGCCGCCGGCGGCAAGTGCGGCGTCATCACCACGGATCTATTGAAGCTGGGACGGCCGCACAACGTGCTCGTCATCCTCGACATATCCGGCAGCATGCGCGAGCCGTTGGGCGACTCGAGCAGGATGGACGTCGCTAAAAAGATACTGGCGCGCTATATCGACGCGCTTCCCTCCGGCATGAAGCTCGGCTTCGTCATCTACGGCAAGACCGACTGCGGCGACGAGAGCGTCGAGATCGTTGCGCCGGTGGGACGCCTTAACAGGGCCGCGCTCAAGGAACGCATCGCCGATCTTTCGCCGCGCGGCTCCACGCCGATAGCGCTCGCACTCGGAAAGGTCGCCGGGTATTTCAAGGGCTTCGAGGCCGATAACAACCACCTCATACTGATCAGCGACGGGATGGAGAGCTGCGGCGGCGACCCGATCAGGTCGATCATCGAGCTCAAGGAGAGCGACGCGGACCCGGAAGTGACGATTATCGGGCTCGGAGTTGACCCCGCGACACGTGCCCAGCTTTTTCGGATAGCGGCCTCGTCCGACGGTGTGTACGCCGACGTTAAAAGCGAGAAAGACTTCATCGGCGCCTTCGCGCAGTTCTTCAACAGGATGAACCGCTTTTTCAAGGACATCGTCTGCATCGTGAGCCAGTACAACGCGTACCTCACCTACGAGACGGAGCAGTACAACAAGAGCAAGACCTATCTCGTAAAGGCCTCCACCAGGGCGTTCGATGACGGCGCCAGGGCCGCGCTCAAAAACGCCGAAGACCTCATCGACCACAACCACTCGGCTCGCATGGAGGCCAGGGACACCCTGAACGAGATGATCAGGAACAAGATGGACGAGATGGAAAAGGCCGCCAACAGCTTCGTCGGCCGCGAGTGAGCCCATTGAGAAGGCGCGCGCGGCGATCGGCGTTGCATGTGTAACCTCAACGCCGTATCCGGGGGCATATCGGGGCCGTGGGCGAGGCGCTCGCGCGCTGTTCGTGAGCGCAGAGCCCGCGCCTTTTACTCCCCGCCTTCCTTCCGCTTTTTCAGGTCGAGCGCAGCCCTGAGACCCTTCTCGCGTATCACCTTTATTTTGAGGCCAAGCTCAGTCATCTTGAAGAAGCGCGTGCCGTATTTACGAAGAAGCTTTTTGTCGATCTCGAAGCCCAGACCCGGCCGTGTGAACGGGGCTATCATAGCGTTGCGGTCGGGGAGGATCGGCGCAATGATCCCCTCACGGAACTCGGGAATCCACGACGGCTCCTCGAGCGGATATTCCAGCAGATGCTTGTTCCCGGGGTCGGCGAGCAGCAGGTTCCAGTTGACATAAAAGCCGATTCCGTTGGTCCAGGTGTGCGGCGTGAACTCGCGTTTCTTCTCCCGGCAGGCCTTGATCACCTTCATCACCTGGGCGATCCCGCCCGCGAAGACGGCATCGGGCTGGTAAACGTGGAAGCAGTCCTTTTCGAGCATGATCTTGATCTCGTCCCAGCCATAGTTGAGCTCCGCGCCCGTGATCTTCACCTTTTTCGCAAAGCGCTTGAGCGCGGCGTTGCCGTCGTAGTCGCGCGAATCGAGCGGCTCCTCCAGCCATTCGATA
This genomic stretch from Spirochaetota bacterium harbors:
- the pheT gene encoding phenylalanine--tRNA ligase subunit beta; this encodes MWLSFNILSRMLDLSGLDPDEVALRLTMSTAETEGVERINAHLDTIIAAKLIEVRPHPDADKLTLCDVDTGSGTLRVVCGAPNHKKGDIVALATVGTKFGGEFTVKKTKIRGEDSSGMLCSEKEMGLSDDHSGIMILPPGTRLGATMSELFPAWRDTRIEIDNKSITHRPDLWSHAGFAREIASLYGRAYRGPVDMSIAKGFPAGASFDVRIDSPEGAPRYCGLSIKNIKIGESPDWLKAAVTSIGMRPINNIVDVTNYVMVEIGQPMHAFDLKKLRGDTIIVRMAAKGEKLTTLDGEEHELIPEDVVIADRDGAVALAGVMGGGNSEIDDTTTEIVLEAANFNPVYIRKTAARYALRTEAAIRFEKSLAPELCEAAIIRSFDLIKQIIPEAEASSRIVDAYPVKAKPVRVATSMEFIRKKLGHPVDDGHIRKILASLDFELKGDAGSLDIGVPGYRATRDVSIPDDIVEEVGRIYGYDNIPPKAPMVPCAPPPANEKRAMERRVKQILSRNHNLIEVSNYSFVGDDLLNRLKVNEDRELRLRNPLSQEQDRLRRSLVPNLVKNIELNQRYNDAFRIYELGRVYLKEKRTETALALENTRVTGAVYRRKADTSLFYEARTIAVDLLGQIGVSGVRLLPADKDLPPYAHPGRSLEILIGKDRSGLVFELHPASREAFDIRGSAALFDLDLDALLAAKKTGRAFTELPRFPEVPFELSVLADRFTYAADIIETIRKSSRELVRTADVVSVYEGDPVPAGKKSVSIKVVFAAADHTLGPEEIEKVQKKVLGDLDAKGFKLR
- a CDS encoding GerMN domain-containing protein translates to MAKSTKGTQKSSAAKGRGTTKKGKAAAAPKAPAARKAPPLGDSGGRALYVLAILVLLTIAVLLVDRLYFKPGTPTEKDRPTPRQEIADADKKEASKTADVEKEADEKKDKKETVREDKKHSPGETLAPTREVRLYFLRFNEKTEKVGLAYARRTIRSDVPLLGAMQELAKGPSRKEEQAGMLSALPGGLMVRSVVIRNRVAHIDFNEALERNAVGSILMNRIDQIVFTATQFEGVDGVVIRINGAERKTIGPDGLALASPLTRAQH
- the cyaB gene encoding class IV adenylate cyclase; its protein translation is MLEVEIKAYCADPDALRARIKSLGGALEGPLIEEDSYFNHPSRDFAETDEAFRIRRTPEGSVVTYKGPKIGTISKTRYENEVSIGDADAFAEVLARLGFRPVRTVKKRRELYALEGAHVCLDSVEGLGDFAEIEILSEDREGAEKKLFGLAEKLGLSRFERRSYLELLLEKNAAR
- a CDS encoding VWA domain-containing protein, with translation MKSVIPTAIKTAVILPLVAAAALYAAGPFGKDADHDGFPDDLELATGHNPRVNEALKKSAAGGKCGVITTDLLKLGRPHNVLVILDISGSMREPLGDSSRMDVAKKILARYIDALPSGMKLGFVIYGKTDCGDESVEIVAPVGRLNRAALKERIADLSPRGSTPIALALGKVAGYFKGFEADNNHLILISDGMESCGGDPIRSIIELKESDADPEVTIIGLGVDPATRAQLFRIAASSDGVYADVKSEKDFIGAFAQFFNRMNRFFKDIVCIVSQYNAYLTYETEQYNKSKTYLVKASTRAFDDGARAALKNAEDLIDHNHSARMEARDTLNEMIRNKMDEMEKAANSFVGRE